One part of the Mytilus trossulus isolate FHL-02 chromosome 11, PNRI_Mtr1.1.1.hap1, whole genome shotgun sequence genome encodes these proteins:
- the LOC134690859 gene encoding uncharacterized protein LOC134690859, protein MATSLSQEDINFLRLAGLLIRVAPRAVRRRFDCEFHPEQLQQFLRTNRGKIHNLTNKKRIITLAQYDVLYPRGSSEVSSDMFDLSLMVCLLRNFTDLDIQDSLPIGTIHTDAADISRIKFYRNSIVHHDSSKIDENEFSKVWNCVAEAIHRLLPDLKAEIDSLMSSPLTNVNVMRDRIQLEKNLETTSQHMLTMNKKMATLETEKNNIKEIQLRTLKEWKDTDTKFIATSATTFILQSLKNSRGVIITGSPGCGKSAAAHHVAFELENEGYEILPCDDPSEIVKHLSTEKFLVFVIDDVCGKFSLNQQKADSWEQNDGKLNMLIESSNQNDDDEDNCSKPEAKFIITCRENIFVHKAFPKLTCFSLVQCSFSSDYKISQEEMRNIALSYLPENTVNDIKNICLYDFFPLICSLYYKNVNQDLSYFIHPVEIIGCEISKMKQKSEGSFLCISLLVLRNNKFRKDELRCEDVKQLVNDICWDTKMESVSIVAILNSFERLKGIYITESDDIYTAIHDKMFDIISAAIAPFIMKCLIEHVDIAFLANRTYLSSFSQNSVPFVIHIPQEFESLYLKRQCQEVLKGKYWEVFGSIQTEHEAYRKLLLSVLKQQDTCQQISYDSVEEGNTPLYVSSHLGYLDFVEYFVAKCANHIKVKDKEGRSPFYVACEKGHIAVVRYLMKHHETTIKEKDGFSVLHIACFNGHLEVVKLLVDVGMNLNDTTNAGYTPLYQACRKGRFDIVKYLLDLNGKALNSRVDTLVKGTNGWSALHTACFNGHAGILKLLIGVGMDINERDHWGKTAVHLASINRHGDIVKILKDNCAELKTYDSDKRTSLMSAKGNGCLIL, encoded by the exons ATGGCGACATCCCTGTCACAGGAAGATATCAATTTTCTACGGTTAGCTGGTTTGTTGATAAGAGTCGCACCACGTGCTGTAAGACGTAGGTTTGACTGTGAATTCCACCCAGAACAGCTACAACAATTTCTGCGCACAAATCGGGGCAAAATACATAACctaacaaataaaaagagaatCATCACATTGGCACAGTATGATGTATTATATCCTAGAG GTTCTTCAGAAGTATCATCAGACATGTTTGATTTGTCATTGATGGTTTGTTTACTGAGAAACTTCACAGATCTTGACATCCAAGATAGTCTACCAATTGGAACTATTCATACTGATGCTGCAGATATTTCCAGGATAAAATTTTACAGAAACTCTATTGTTCATCATGACAGCAGTAAAATTGACGAAAACGAGTTTTCAAAAGTATGGAACTGTGTAGCTGAG GCAATACACAGACTACTACCCGACTTAAAGGCAGAGATTGATTCATTAATGAGTTCACCGTTAACTAATGTCAATGTAATGAGAGATCGTATACAACTTGAGAAAAATTTGGAAACAACCAGCCAGCATATGCTTACCATGAACAAGAAAATGGCGACGTTAGAAActgagaaaaataatataaaag aaATACAACTACGAACTTTAAAAGAATGGAAAGATACTGACACGAAATTTATTGCTACATCAGCAACAACGTTTATATTACAATCACTTAAGAACAGTAGGGGTGTCATTATAACTGGATCTCCGGGCTGTGGAAAATCTGCAGCTGCTCATCATGTAGCATTTGAATTGGAGAACGAGGGCTATGAAATACTTCCTTGTGATGATCCTTCCGAAATAGTTAAGCATTTGTCAACAGAGAAATTCTTAGTTTTTGTAATTGATGATGTCTGTGGTAAATTTTCTCTGAATCAGCAAAAAGCAGATTCATGGGAACAAAACgatggtaaattgaatatgttAATTGAATCTAGTAACCAGAATGATGACGATGAAGATAACTGTAGTAAACCAGAGGCTAAGTTTATTATAACGTGCAGGGAAAATATATTCGTTCACAAGGCATTTCCAAAATTGACATGTTTTTCGCTTGTTCAATGCAGCTTTAGTTCTGATTATAAGATTTCTCAAGAAGAAATGAGAAACATTGCATTGTCGTATTTACCTGAGAATACTGTGAAtgatattaaaaacatttgtctgtatgatttttttcctctAATATGTTCGTTGTACTACAAAAACGTCAATCAAGATCTTAGTTACTTCATCCATCCGGTTGAAATAATTGGATGTGAAAtctcaaaaatgaaacaaaaatctGAAGGATCTTTTCTCTGCATTTCTCTTCTTGTTCTTAGGAATAATAAATTTCGTAAAGATGAATTAAGATGCGAAGATGTGAAACAGCTAGTTAATGATATATGCTGGGACACTAAAATGGAATCCGTTTCCATTGTGGCGATACTAAACAGTTTTGAGCGTCTTAAAGGTATCTATATTACAGAATCAGATGACATTTACACAGCAATCCATGACAAAATGTTTGACATTATATCAGCAGCTATTGCACcatttataatgaaatgtttAATAGAACACGTTGACATTGCATTCCTGGCAAACCGTACATACCTTTCATCATTTAGTCAAAATAGTGTGCCGTTTGTTATTCATATCCCACAAGAGTTTGAAAGTCTCTATCTGAAACGACAATGTCAGGAAGTATTGAAAGGGAAATACTGGGAGGTATTTGGCAGCATACAAACAGAGCATGAGGCATATAGAAAACTTCTTCTATCGGTTCTGAAGCAACAGGACACATGCCAGCAAATTTCTTATGATTCCGTTGAAGAGGGGAATACACCTTTATACGTATCCTCTCATTTGGGATACTTAGATTTTGTAGAATATTTTGTAGCAAAATGTGCAAATCATATAAAGGTTAAAGACAAGGAAGGTAGATCTCCATTCTATGTCGCATGTGAAAAGGGTCACATTGCAGTCGTTAGATATTTAATGAAACATCATGAGACTACCATTAAAGAGAAAGATGGATTTTCAGTTTTACATATAGCATGTTTCAATGGACATTTAGAA GTAGTAAAGTTATTAGTCGATGTGGGTATGAATCTTAATGACACAACAAATGCAGGATATACACCACTTTATCAGGCTTGTCGGAAAGGTCGATTTGACATAGTGAAATACTTACTTGATTTAAACGGCAAAGCATTAAATAGTCGGGTAGATACTCTCGTAAAAGGTACAAATGGATGGTCAGCTTTACATACAGCTTGTTTCAATGGACATGCAGGAATACTTAAGTTATTGATTGGTGTCGGTATGGATATAAATGAAAGAGACCATTGGGGAAAAACAGCTGTTCACTTAGCTAGTATAAATAGGCATGGTGATATTGTGAAAATATTAAAGGATAATTGTGCAGAACTTAAAACATATGATAGCGACAAACGAACATCACTTATGAGTGCTAAAGGCAATGGTTGTCTGATATTGTGA